From Pantoea sp. Ep11b, the proteins below share one genomic window:
- the wecG gene encoding lipopolysaccharide N-acetylmannosaminouronosyltransferase: MTKLTETPQYRIRGVELYGFENMPSAVSFLMPPQQVRSGILVAINAEKILTAERDEGLRTLLTQAEYAYADGISIVRSIRKKYPRARVQRIAGADLWEALMERAGREGTPVFLIGGRQQVLDETCDKLRRQWNVNIVGAQDGYFAPAEQDALFARIAASGAKLVTVALGSPRQELLMLACRAHWPDALYMGVGGTYDVFTGHVKRAPLIWQRLGLEWLYRLIRQPSRLRRQLKLLKYLRYHWRGDL, encoded by the coding sequence ATGACAAAGTTAACGGAAACGCCGCAGTACCGGATTCGTGGCGTTGAGCTGTATGGCTTCGAGAACATGCCGTCGGCGGTGAGTTTTCTGATGCCGCCGCAGCAGGTACGCAGCGGCATTCTGGTGGCGATCAATGCGGAGAAGATCCTGACCGCTGAGCGGGATGAGGGACTACGCACGCTGCTGACCCAGGCGGAATATGCCTACGCGGATGGCATCAGCATTGTGCGTTCAATTCGCAAGAAGTATCCCCGGGCGCGGGTGCAGCGCATTGCGGGTGCGGATTTGTGGGAGGCACTGATGGAGCGTGCCGGGCGGGAAGGGACGCCGGTATTTCTGATCGGCGGTCGTCAGCAGGTGCTGGATGAAACCTGCGATAAGCTGCGCCGCCAGTGGAATGTCAATATTGTCGGGGCGCAGGATGGCTATTTTGCGCCAGCCGAACAGGATGCACTCTTTGCCCGGATTGCGGCCAGCGGCGCAAAGCTGGTGACTGTGGCGCTGGGATCGCCGCGTCAGGAGCTGCTGATGCTGGCGTGCCGCGCGCACTGGCCTGATGCCCTCTATATGGGCGTAGGTGGCACCTATGATGTTTTCACCGGTCATGTGAAGCGTGCGCCTCTGATCTGGCAGCGGCTGGGGCTGGAATGGCTTTATCGCCTTATTCGTCAGCCCTCCCGCCTGCGGCGGCAGCTAAAACTGCTGAAATATTTGCGCTACCACTGGCGAGGCGATCTCTGA
- the hemY gene encoding protoheme IX biogenesis protein HemY: MLKVFILFILLIAGVVLGPMIAGHQGYVLIQTDNWNIETSVTGLAIILIISLLVILAVEWLLRRVLRTGARTRGWFTGRKRRRAQRHTQSALMKLAEGDHRQAEKLLSKDADHADVPVANYLLAAEAAQQRGDEVRANQHLERAAELSESNTIPVEIARARIQLARNEDHAARHSIDRLLEVAPRHPEVLRLAEQAYIRTGAWSALLDILPAMQKAQVGDDLHREALQQQAWLGLMNQAMADQGSDGLKRWWNTLSRKTRQDTTLQVAMADHLIECNDHDTAQAIVLEGLKRHYDDRLVLLMPRIKSGNPEALEKALRQQIKQHGATPLLHSTLGQLLMRHGEWQQAAEALQQALEQRPDAFDYAWLADVYDRLHRPEEAAKMRREGLLLTLKSNPNG, encoded by the coding sequence ATGCTTAAGGTATTTATCCTCTTTATCCTGCTGATTGCGGGCGTGGTGCTGGGACCGATGATCGCCGGTCATCAGGGCTATGTACTGATTCAGACCGATAACTGGAACATCGAAACCAGCGTCACCGGCCTGGCCATTATCCTGATCATCAGCCTGCTGGTGATTCTGGCCGTCGAGTGGTTGCTGCGCCGCGTGCTGCGCACCGGGGCACGTACCCGTGGCTGGTTTACCGGACGTAAGCGCCGTCGCGCTCAGCGTCATACGCAGTCGGCACTGATGAAGCTGGCAGAGGGCGATCATCGTCAGGCAGAAAAACTGCTGTCTAAAGATGCCGACCACGCCGATGTGCCGGTCGCGAACTATCTGCTGGCCGCAGAAGCTGCGCAGCAGCGTGGCGACGAAGTCCGTGCAAATCAGCATCTGGAGCGCGCTGCGGAGCTTTCTGAAAGCAATACCATCCCGGTTGAGATCGCGCGCGCGCGCATTCAGCTGGCACGTAACGAAGATCACGCGGCGCGTCACAGCATCGATCGTCTGCTGGAAGTGGCCCCGCGTCATCCGGAAGTGCTGCGTCTGGCTGAACAGGCCTATATCCGAACCGGAGCCTGGAGTGCCCTGCTGGATATTCTGCCTGCCATGCAGAAAGCGCAGGTCGGTGACGATCTGCATCGCGAAGCCCTGCAGCAGCAGGCCTGGCTGGGTCTGATGAATCAGGCAATGGCCGATCAGGGCAGCGATGGACTGAAGCGCTGGTGGAACACCCTGAGCCGTAAAACCCGTCAGGATACGACGCTGCAGGTGGCAATGGCGGATCATCTGATCGAATGCAACGATCACGACACCGCGCAGGCGATCGTGCTGGAGGGCCTCAAGCGTCATTATGACGATCGTCTGGTTCTGCTGATGCCTCGTATTAAAAGCGGCAATCCCGAAGCGCTGGAGAAGGCGCTCCGCCAGCAGATTAAACAGCATGGCGCTACGCCGCTGCTGCACAGTACGCTGGGACAGCTGCTGATGCGTCATGGCGAATGGCAGCAGGCGGCTGAAGCTCTGCAGCAGGCGCTGGAACAGCGTCCTGATGCGTTCGATTATGCGTGGCTCGCGGATGTTTACGATCGCCTGCATCGTCCCGAAGAGGCAGCGAAAATGCGCCGCGAAGGTCTGCTGCTGACGCTGAAGAGCAATCCCAACGGCTGA
- the hemX gene encoding uroporphyrinogen-III C-methyltransferase — translation MTEQKDSSAMVEETTPAVDRSPSSNSTPPRQAKNGGMVLGAVAIVIALAIGAGLYLNGKHQADLQAQTNQKLSDQLSALQQQASSDKQQLTQQLSGAESALQTAQAQQTASAKELETLREKMAVISGNDVRSWLLAQADYLVKLAGRKLWSDQDVTTAAALLKSADASLADMNDPSVMNVRRALTQDISNLSAVTQVDYDGVILKLNQLSNNVDNLRLADNDSDDAPMDSDGGELSGSVREWRQNLVKSWHNFMDDFITIRRRDNTAQPLLAPNQDVYLRENIRSRLLIAAQAVPRHQDEIYKQSIDTVSAWVRAWYDTNDAATKAFLAQLDELSQQNINMDLPDNLESQPLLEQLMQTRVRNLLAQPSAAANQQGG, via the coding sequence ATGACGGAACAAAAAGACTCCTCCGCCATGGTTGAAGAAACCACCCCAGCGGTCGACCGCTCTCCTTCCAGCAACAGCACACCACCGCGTCAGGCGAAAAATGGTGGCATGGTGCTGGGAGCAGTGGCGATTGTCATCGCGCTGGCAATAGGTGCGGGTTTATACCTTAACGGGAAACATCAGGCCGATTTGCAGGCACAAACCAATCAGAAGCTGAGCGATCAGTTAAGCGCGTTGCAGCAGCAGGCCAGCAGCGATAAACAGCAGCTGACACAGCAACTGAGTGGCGCAGAAAGCGCCCTGCAGACGGCGCAGGCCCAGCAGACCGCCTCTGCAAAAGAGCTGGAAACGCTGCGGGAAAAAATGGCTGTTATCTCCGGCAACGATGTGCGCAGCTGGCTGCTGGCGCAGGCGGACTATCTGGTGAAGCTGGCCGGCCGTAAACTCTGGAGCGATCAGGATGTCACCACCGCGGCGGCACTGCTGAAAAGCGCCGATGCCAGCCTGGCCGACATGAACGATCCCAGCGTCATGAACGTGCGTCGCGCCCTGACCCAGGATATCAGTAACCTCTCCGCTGTGACTCAGGTCGACTATGATGGCGTGATCCTCAAGCTCAATCAGCTGTCGAACAACGTTGATAATCTGCGTCTGGCGGATAACGACAGTGATGATGCGCCGATGGACAGCGATGGCGGCGAACTATCAGGTTCCGTGCGCGAATGGCGGCAGAACCTGGTGAAAAGCTGGCATAACTTTATGGATGATTTTATTACCATCCGCCGCCGTGACAACACCGCTCAGCCCCTGCTGGCCCCTAATCAGGACGTTTACCTGCGTGAGAATATCCGTTCACGCCTGCTGATTGCGGCGCAGGCTGTACCGCGTCATCAGGATGAGATCTACAAACAGTCTATCGATACCGTTTCGGCCTGGGTTCGCGCCTGGTACGACACCAACGATGCCGCCACCAAAGCGTTTCTTGCCCAGCTGGATGAGCTGAGCCAGCAGAACATCAATATGGATCTGCCGGATAACCTGGAAAGTCAGCCGCTGCTGGAGCAGCTGATGCAGACCCGCGTGCGGAACCTGTTAGCGCAACCTTCTGCCGCTGCTAATCAGCAGGGAGGCTAA
- the hemD gene encoding uroporphyrinogen-III synthase → MTILVTRPEPAAAELVSRLHAIGKQAWSLPLIEFAPGADLPSLPQTLAGLRAGDLVFILSQQVIHYAQHRIKAWPPELDYYAIGRSTALAFHTVSGQQVTWPHAQETSEELIRLNTLQQVAGKRALILRGDPGRELLAETLTRRGAEVTFAACYQRCQKHYDGPVEGRRWRDRGVSVLVVTSGEMLQQLFSLFPAVDREEWLLNCRLIVVSERLATLAAGLGWQDIQVADGADNDALLRALR, encoded by the coding sequence ATGACCATCCTGGTGACGCGCCCGGAACCCGCAGCGGCAGAGCTGGTGTCACGCCTGCATGCCATTGGTAAACAGGCGTGGAGCCTGCCGCTGATCGAATTTGCGCCGGGCGCTGACCTCCCCTCTCTGCCTCAGACGCTCGCCGGCCTGCGCGCCGGTGACCTCGTTTTTATCCTTTCACAGCAGGTTATTCACTACGCACAGCACCGGATCAAAGCGTGGCCCCCTGAGCTGGACTATTATGCAATTGGTCGCAGCACCGCACTGGCGTTTCATACCGTCAGCGGTCAGCAGGTGACCTGGCCTCATGCGCAGGAAACCAGCGAAGAGCTGATCCGGCTGAATACGCTTCAGCAGGTGGCCGGTAAACGTGCGCTGATACTGCGTGGCGATCCCGGACGCGAACTGCTGGCAGAGACGTTAACCCGGCGCGGTGCCGAGGTGACGTTTGCTGCCTGCTATCAGCGCTGTCAGAAGCACTACGATGGCCCGGTTGAGGGGCGTCGCTGGCGCGATCGCGGCGTCTCTGTGCTGGTGGTGACCAGCGGTGAAATGTTACAACAGCTTTTTTCGCTGTTCCCCGCAGTTGATCGCGAGGAATGGCTGCTCAACTGCCGACTGATCGTCGTCAGTGAACGTTTGGCTACTCTGGCCGCAGGATTGGGTTGGCAGGATATTCAGGTAGCCGATGGTGCCGATAACGATGCGCTGCTGCGCGCGTTACGCTGA
- the hemC gene encoding hydroxymethylbilane synthase, producing the protein MLDKIFRIATRQSPLALWQAHYVQQRLMSAHPGLRVELVPMVTKGDIILDTPLAKVGGKGLFVKELELAMLEGRADMAVHSMKDVPVSFPDGLGLVTICERDDPRDAFVSHHYDSIDALPQGAIVGTSSLRRQCQISARRPDLVIRSLRGNVGTRLGKLDAGEYDAIILAVAGLKRLGLEDRIRQALPADVSLPAVGQGAVGIECRLDDTTLIGLLQALNHADTEVCVRAERAMNTRLEGGCQVPIGSFAVLEGDDLWLRGMVGAPDGRVMVSGERRGPRAQAEQMGISLADELLNGGAREILQEVYQGQPPA; encoded by the coding sequence ATGTTAGACAAAATTTTCAGAATTGCTACAAGACAAAGTCCGCTCGCACTGTGGCAGGCACATTATGTTCAGCAACGCCTCATGAGCGCCCATCCGGGCCTGCGCGTTGAGCTGGTGCCTATGGTCACCAAAGGTGACATTATCCTCGACACGCCGCTGGCGAAAGTCGGTGGCAAAGGGCTGTTTGTCAAAGAGCTTGAGCTGGCGATGCTGGAAGGCCGTGCCGATATGGCGGTACATTCCATGAAGGATGTGCCGGTCAGTTTTCCCGACGGGCTGGGCCTGGTGACCATCTGTGAGCGCGACGATCCGCGCGATGCGTTCGTTTCTCATCATTATGACTCTATCGATGCGCTGCCTCAGGGCGCCATCGTCGGAACGTCGAGCCTGCGTCGTCAGTGCCAGATCAGCGCGCGTCGTCCGGATCTGGTTATCCGCTCACTGCGTGGCAACGTCGGCACCCGCCTCGGTAAACTCGATGCCGGTGAATATGATGCCATTATCCTGGCCGTTGCCGGGCTGAAGCGACTGGGACTGGAAGATCGCATTCGTCAGGCGCTGCCTGCCGACGTTTCACTGCCCGCCGTGGGCCAGGGGGCGGTCGGCATCGAATGCCGTCTCGACGACACGACCTTGATCGGCCTGTTACAGGCGCTGAACCACGCCGACACCGAAGTCTGTGTCAGAGCGGAGCGTGCCATGAATACCCGCCTGGAGGGCGGCTGTCAGGTGCCGATTGGCAGTTTCGCCGTGCTGGAAGGTGACGATCTCTGGCTGCGCGGCATGGTCGGCGCACCGGATGGCCGGGTCATGGTCAGCGGCGAACGCCGCGGCCCGCGCGCGCAGGCGGAGCAGATGGGCATTTCACTCGCCGATGAACTGCTGAACGGCGGCGCGCGTGAAATCCTGCAAGAGGTCTATCAGGGGCAGCCGCCGGCATGA
- a CDS encoding class I adenylate cyclase: MYLYIETLKQRLDAINQLRVDRALAAMGPAFQRVYSLLPTLLHYQHPQMPGYLEGNVPHGISFFTPDENQCQLLADLTGDSDLRHADAPKGERPITAIYSMGSTSSVGQNSVSDLDIWVCHQSWLDNEERLNLQRKCTLLQKWCVSMGVEVSFFLIDENRFRHNESGSLGGEDCGSTQHILLLDEFYRTAVRMAGKRILWNMVPGEEEHHYDDYVMSLYAKGVLTPNEWLDLGGLGTLSAEEYFGASLWQLYKSIDSPYKAVLKTLLLEAYSWEYPNTQLLAMDIKQRLHDGEIICFGLDPYCMMLERVTDYLTSIDDQPRLDLVRRCFYLKVCEKLSTDDHQQRTGWRREILSQLVKAWGWNEEKIAILDNRAEWKIERVREAHNELLDAMMQSYRNLIRFARRNNLSVSASPQDIGVLTRKLYAAFEALPGKVTLVNPQISPDLSEPNLTFIHVPPGRANRPGWYLYNQAPDMDSIISHQPLEYNRYLNKLVAWAWFNGLLTRKTRLHIKGNEICDLARLQELVNDVSSHFPLRLPAPTPKALYSPCEIRHLAIIVNLEHDPTAAFRNQVVHFDFRKLDVFSFGQQQQCLIGSIDLLYRNSWNEVRTLHFSGEQAMIEGLKTILGKMHQDASPPDTVEVFCYSQHLRGLIRTRVQQLVSECIELRLSSTRQEPGRFKALRMAGQTWGLFFERMSVSVQKLENAVEFYGAISNNKLHGLSIKVETNQTPLPPVVNGYASEGIIQFFFENTTDERGFNIYILDETNRVEVYHHCEGSKEELVRDVSRFYSSSHDRFTYGSSFINFNLPQFYQIVNTGERFQVIPFRSQTLTQLCTSQPDNDNGDYQPRYQVH; this comes from the coding sequence TTGTACCTCTATATTGAGACACTGAAACAGAGACTGGATGCAATCAACCAGCTGCGCGTTGATCGTGCGCTGGCTGCCATGGGGCCCGCTTTTCAGCGTGTCTACAGTCTGCTGCCAACCTTATTACATTATCAACATCCGCAGATGCCAGGTTACCTTGAAGGTAACGTTCCACATGGCATCAGCTTTTTCACGCCTGATGAAAACCAATGCCAGCTGCTGGCTGACCTGACCGGCGACAGTGACCTGCGCCATGCCGATGCGCCGAAGGGCGAAAGGCCGATCACGGCTATCTACTCCATGGGCAGCACCTCCTCTGTCGGCCAGAACAGCGTGTCGGATCTCGATATCTGGGTCTGCCATCAATCCTGGCTGGATAATGAAGAGCGCCTGAACCTGCAGCGCAAATGCACGCTGCTGCAGAAGTGGTGCGTCTCTATGGGCGTGGAAGTCAGTTTCTTCCTGATCGATGAGAACCGTTTCCGCCACAACGAAAGTGGCAGCCTGGGCGGAGAAGATTGCGGTTCGACCCAACACATTTTACTGCTGGATGAGTTCTACCGTACGGCGGTTCGCATGGCCGGTAAACGCATCCTGTGGAACATGGTGCCGGGCGAAGAAGAGCATCACTACGACGACTATGTGATGTCGCTGTATGCCAAAGGCGTACTGACCCCGAATGAGTGGCTCGACCTGGGTGGCCTTGGCACGCTCTCGGCCGAAGAGTATTTCGGTGCCAGCCTGTGGCAGCTCTATAAGAGCATCGACTCCCCCTATAAAGCGGTGCTGAAAACGCTGCTGCTGGAAGCCTACAGCTGGGAATATCCCAATACACAGCTGCTGGCGATGGATATCAAACAGCGGTTGCATGACGGCGAAATTATCTGTTTCGGGCTCGATCCCTACTGCATGATGCTGGAGCGGGTCACCGATTATCTGACCAGCATCGACGATCAGCCGCGTCTTGATCTGGTGCGCCGCTGCTTCTACCTGAAAGTGTGCGAAAAACTCAGCACTGATGATCATCAGCAACGCACCGGCTGGCGCCGCGAAATTTTATCGCAGCTGGTGAAAGCCTGGGGCTGGAACGAAGAGAAGATTGCCATTCTGGACAACCGTGCAGAGTGGAAAATCGAGCGGGTGCGCGAAGCGCATAACGAACTGCTGGATGCGATGATGCAGAGCTATCGCAACCTGATCCGCTTTGCCCGTCGCAACAATTTAAGCGTCAGCGCCAGCCCGCAGGATATCGGCGTGCTGACCCGTAAACTCTATGCGGCTTTCGAGGCGCTGCCGGGAAAGGTCACGCTGGTTAACCCTCAGATCTCGCCCGATCTCTCCGAGCCTAATCTGACCTTTATTCATGTGCCGCCTGGCCGCGCCAACCGTCCCGGCTGGTATCTCTATAACCAGGCGCCGGACATGGATTCGATCATCAGCCATCAGCCCCTGGAATATAACCGCTACCTGAACAAGCTGGTGGCGTGGGCGTGGTTCAACGGTCTGCTGACCCGTAAAACCCGGCTGCATATTAAAGGCAACGAGATCTGTGATCTGGCGCGGCTGCAGGAGCTGGTGAACGATGTCTCCAGCCACTTCCCGCTGCGTCTGCCTGCGCCGACGCCAAAAGCGCTCTACAGCCCGTGCGAAATCCGCCACCTTGCGATTATCGTCAACCTTGAGCACGATCCGACGGCGGCCTTCCGCAATCAGGTGGTGCACTTCGACTTCCGCAAGCTGGACGTCTTCAGCTTTGGTCAGCAGCAGCAGTGCCTGATTGGCAGTATCGATCTGCTCTATCGCAACTCTTGGAATGAGGTGCGTACGCTGCACTTCAGCGGCGAACAGGCGATGATCGAAGGGCTGAAAACCATTCTGGGCAAGATGCATCAGGATGCGTCGCCGCCCGATACGGTGGAAGTGTTCTGTTACAGCCAGCATCTGCGCGGGCTGATCCGTACGCGCGTCCAGCAGCTGGTGTCAGAATGTATCGAGCTGCGTCTTTCCAGCACACGTCAGGAGCCGGGCCGCTTCAAAGCCCTGCGTATGGCGGGCCAGACGTGGGGGCTCTTCTTCGAACGCATGAGCGTTTCGGTGCAGAAGCTGGAAAACGCGGTGGAGTTTTATGGCGCGATCTCCAACAACAAGCTGCATGGCCTGTCGATCAAAGTCGAAACCAATCAGACGCCGCTGCCGCCGGTGGTCAACGGCTACGCCAGCGAAGGGATCATTCAGTTCTTCTTTGAGAACACGACCGATGAGCGTGGCTTCAACATCTATATCCTCGATGAGACCAACCGGGTTGAGGTTTATCATCACTGCGAAGGCAGCAAAGAGGAGCTGGTGCGCGACGTCAGCCGGTTCTACTCTTCGTCGCACGACCGTTTTACCTATGGGTCGAGCTTTATCAACTTCAACCTGCCGCAGTTCTACCAGATTGTAAATACCGGGGAGCGATTCCAGGTGATTCCGTTCCGCAGTCAGACGCTGACGCAGCTCTGCACGTCGCAGCCTGACAACGACAACGGCGACTATCAACCGCGCTATCAGGTGCATTGA
- a CDS encoding lipoprotein yields MKKVISLLAMTVAVISLAGCGLKGPLYFPPKDQPKKQQAPTERQKADATKADVGGLVTGNAGVKAN; encoded by the coding sequence ATGAAGAAAGTAATAAGCCTGTTGGCCATGACAGTGGCAGTAATCAGCCTTGCAGGTTGTGGCCTGAAAGGACCGCTCTACTTCCCGCCGAAGGATCAGCCGAAGAAACAGCAGGCACCGACCGAACGTCAGAAAGCCGATGCCACTAAAGCCGATGTGGGCGGACTGGTAACCGGCAATGCAGGCGTAAAAGCGAACTAA
- the dapF gene encoding diaminopimelate epimerase codes for MQFSKMHGLGNDFMVVDAVTQNIFFSPELIRRLADRHLGIGFDQLLIVEPPYDPDLDFHYRIFNADGSEVAQCGNGARCFARFVQLKGLTNKSDIRVSTQNGRMVLTVTPDDQVRVNMGEPNFEPQQVPFRANKAENLYLLRVAEQTVMLGAVSMGNPHCVIQVDSVKTAQVALLGPILESHERFPERVNVGFMEIVNPEHIRLRVYERGAGETQACGSGACAAVACGIQQGILAPKVRVDLPGGTLHITWKGAGQPLYMTGPATHVYDGFIHL; via the coding sequence ATGCAGTTCTCCAAAATGCACGGTCTCGGCAACGATTTTATGGTTGTGGATGCGGTGACACAAAATATCTTTTTTTCGCCGGAATTGATCCGCCGGCTGGCCGACCGCCATCTGGGGATCGGTTTTGATCAGCTGCTGATTGTTGAACCGCCTTACGATCCCGACCTCGATTTCCACTATCGTATTTTCAACGCCGACGGCAGTGAAGTGGCACAGTGTGGCAACGGTGCGCGCTGCTTTGCCCGCTTTGTGCAGCTGAAAGGATTGACCAACAAAAGTGACATCCGGGTCAGTACCCAGAATGGTCGCATGGTCCTGACCGTCACGCCTGATGACCAGGTGCGTGTGAACATGGGCGAGCCCAACTTTGAGCCGCAGCAGGTGCCTTTCCGCGCCAATAAAGCGGAAAATCTCTATCTGCTGCGGGTGGCAGAACAGACCGTAATGCTGGGTGCGGTGTCGATGGGCAATCCACACTGCGTCATTCAGGTCGACAGCGTTAAAACCGCGCAGGTCGCGCTGCTGGGGCCGATTCTGGAGAGCCATGAACGCTTCCCGGAGCGCGTCAACGTCGGGTTTATGGAGATCGTCAATCCCGAGCATATCCGCCTGCGCGTCTATGAACGCGGCGCGGGTGAAACGCAGGCGTGCGGCAGCGGCGCCTGTGCTGCCGTTGCGTGCGGCATTCAGCAGGGCATTCTGGCACCGAAAGTCCGTGTGGATCTGCCTGGCGGAACGCTGCATATCACCTGGAAAGGGGCCGGTCAGCCGCTCTATATGACCGGGCCTGCCACACACGTCTATGATGGGTTTATTCATCTATGA
- a CDS encoding DUF484 domain-containing protein, translated as MKNIEEQADSSVLLDDQAVSDYLRQNPEFFIRNAREVEQMTVPHPVRGSVSLVEWHMARQRNHIQRLEEEITLLMEQASANHELFDRLLSLESHLAAADSLQDMLNRLHRWARELGLAGANVRLFSDKWLLGAPSDFFQLSLSRQAFEPLRIQRFGNQHHYLGSLNGPELLLLLPQAKAIGSVAMSLMGEEGELGVLVFSSRDSQHYQSGMGTLLLQHLSQMMPGLLARWVERV; from the coding sequence ATGAAAAATATCGAAGAGCAGGCTGACAGTTCGGTTCTGCTGGACGATCAGGCCGTCAGTGATTACCTGCGGCAGAATCCCGAATTCTTTATCCGCAATGCCCGCGAAGTTGAACAAATGACCGTGCCACACCCGGTGCGCGGCAGCGTGTCGCTTGTCGAGTGGCATATGGCACGGCAACGTAACCATATCCAGCGGCTGGAAGAAGAGATCACGCTGCTGATGGAACAGGCCAGCGCCAACCACGAACTCTTTGATCGTCTGCTGTCGCTGGAGAGCCATCTGGCCGCGGCGGACTCCCTGCAGGATATGCTCAACCGTCTGCATCGCTGGGCGCGTGAGCTGGGCCTGGCGGGCGCGAATGTGCGGCTGTTCAGCGACAAATGGCTGCTGGGCGCACCCTCCGATTTCTTCCAGCTGAGCCTGTCGCGTCAGGCATTTGAGCCGCTGCGCATTCAGCGCTTCGGTAATCAGCATCACTATCTCGGCAGCCTCAACGGGCCGGAACTGCTGCTGCTGCTGCCGCAGGCCAAAGCGATTGGCTCGGTGGCGATGTCGCTGATGGGCGAAGAGGGCGAACTCGGCGTGCTGGTATTTAGCAGCCGTGACAGCCAGCACTATCAATCGGGTATGGGCACGCTGCTGTTGCAGCATCTGTCACAGATGATGCCGGGCCTGCTCGCCCGCTGGGTTGAGCGCGTATGA
- the xerC gene encoding tyrosine recombinase XerC: MSQALQEAIDGFLRYLKVERQLSPLTQSSYARQLAALVAIADEMKLSSWAALEPAQVRSMAARSRRAGLSASSLALRLSALRSFLDWQVSQGLLAANPAKGVMTPRKARHLPKNIDVDEVNQLLEIDLGDPLAVRDRAMLEVMYGGGLRLSELVNMDCRHVDLDSGEVWVVGKGSKERRVPIGRTAITWIQHWLPLREAFGGQDDALFLSTRGNRISPRNVQKRFAEWGIRQGVASHIHPHKLRHSFATHLLESSGDLRAVQELLGHANLSTTQIYTHLDFQHLASVYDAAHPRAKRGKNE, from the coding sequence ATGAGTCAGGCGCTGCAGGAGGCCATCGACGGATTTCTGCGCTACCTGAAGGTGGAGCGCCAGCTCAGCCCTCTGACCCAGAGCAGCTATGCGCGACAGCTTGCCGCGCTGGTGGCCATTGCTGATGAGATGAAGCTCAGCAGCTGGGCTGCACTGGAGCCTGCGCAGGTGCGCAGCATGGCGGCGCGCAGCCGTCGTGCCGGACTTTCCGCCAGCAGCCTCGCGCTGCGTCTTTCAGCCCTGCGCAGTTTTCTCGACTGGCAGGTGAGCCAGGGTCTGCTTGCCGCTAATCCGGCCAAAGGGGTGATGACCCCGCGCAAAGCGCGTCATCTGCCGAAGAACATCGATGTTGATGAGGTCAATCAGCTGCTGGAGATCGACTTAGGCGATCCGCTGGCCGTGCGCGACCGGGCGATGCTCGAAGTGATGTATGGCGGCGGGCTGCGCCTTTCTGAGCTGGTGAACATGGATTGCCGCCACGTCGATCTCGATTCCGGCGAAGTGTGGGTGGTGGGAAAGGGCAGCAAAGAGCGTCGGGTGCCGATTGGCCGCACGGCGATCACCTGGATCCAGCACTGGCTGCCGCTGCGTGAAGCCTTTGGCGGTCAGGATGATGCGCTGTTTCTTTCGACGCGCGGCAACCGCATCTCGCCCCGCAATGTGCAGAAGCGCTTTGCAGAGTGGGGTATCCGGCAGGGTGTCGCCAGCCATATTCATCCGCATAAGCTGCGTCACTCTTTTGCCACGCACCTGCTGGAGTCCAGCGGCGATCTGCGCGCCGTGCAGGAGCTGCTAGGGCATGCGAACCTGTCAACGACGCAGATCTATACCCATCTCGACTTCCAGCATCTGGCATCGGTGTATGACGCTGCGCATCCCCGCGCCAAACGAGGAAAGAACGAATGA
- the yigB gene encoding 5-amino-6-(5-phospho-D-ribitylamino)uracil phosphatase YigB, whose amino-acid sequence MKFYRPLSAIKALTFDLDDTLYDNHPVIRRTTLASHAALQAYHPALRSFTPQDYQRLRDELLLREPEIYHDVSEWRRRSVELAMLNAGLSAADASAGATEVMDVFHHWRSQVEMPDETHQTLKALAEKVPLVAITNGNASPEKMGIAGYFRFTLRAGPDGRAKPWQDMYQLAAQRLAIAPQHILHVGDDLTTDVAGALRCGLQACWINLRQGNLMHIPDARLLPHVEISRLASLTSLL is encoded by the coding sequence ATGAAGTTTTATCGTCCGCTGTCGGCCATTAAGGCCCTGACTTTCGACCTTGATGACACGCTCTACGATAACCATCCGGTGATCCGTCGCACGACCCTGGCGTCCCACGCGGCGCTGCAGGCGTATCATCCGGCGCTGCGTAGCTTCACGCCGCAGGATTATCAGCGTCTGCGTGACGAGCTGCTGCTGCGTGAGCCTGAGATCTATCACGATGTGTCGGAGTGGCGACGCCGCTCGGTCGAGCTGGCGATGCTGAATGCCGGCCTCTCTGCCGCTGACGCCAGCGCGGGTGCGACAGAGGTGATGGATGTGTTCCACCACTGGCGCAGTCAGGTTGAGATGCCGGATGAGACGCACCAGACGCTGAAAGCGCTGGCGGAAAAAGTGCCGCTGGTGGCGATCACCAACGGCAACGCCAGCCCGGAAAAAATGGGGATCGCCGGGTACTTCCGGTTTACCCTGCGCGCCGGACCGGACGGACGCGCCAAGCCGTGGCAGGATATGTATCAGCTTGCTGCGCAGCGGCTGGCTATCGCGCCACAGCACATTCTGCATGTGGGCGACGACCTCACCACTGACGTGGCGGGTGCGCTGCGCTGTGGGCTGCAGGCGTGCTGGATTAATCTGCGGCAGGGCAATCTGATGCACATCCCGGATGCGCGTCTGTTACCGCATGTTGAAATTTCGCGGTTGGCATCACTCACCTCACTGCTATAA